In Asanoa sp. WMMD1127, one genomic interval encodes:
- a CDS encoding MHYT domain-containing protein — protein MAEVHHFTHGWLNPGFAYAVSVIGALIGLYCTARARSLREGAARVKWLTIATVAIGGAGIWLAQFTAMLGFDVVNSPVRYSPGLTAASLALSLGATGVGLFLVGYREPSTAQILRAGGITAAGLLGMHYTAMAAIDVAGEIVYQPQLVALSALIAVVAATGALWGSVTVDGRLPIAIASGLLAAGVCGMHYIAMAAVGVRLDLTGLASVEGVRPLGLIVAVALVSAVTMTVMATVALQAMTTEEFGGEGPATVTAAEPEPVGLAAAGFAAPGAEPIRLDMPITPGLRRRAGY, from the coding sequence ATGGCAGAGGTCCACCACTTCACGCACGGCTGGCTCAACCCCGGTTTCGCGTACGCCGTCTCGGTGATCGGCGCCCTGATCGGCCTTTACTGCACCGCCCGCGCCCGGAGCCTGCGCGAAGGGGCCGCCCGGGTGAAGTGGTTGACCATCGCGACCGTGGCGATCGGTGGCGCCGGCATCTGGCTCGCGCAGTTCACCGCGATGCTCGGCTTCGACGTGGTCAACAGCCCGGTGCGCTACAGCCCGGGGTTGACCGCGGCCAGCCTCGCGCTCTCGCTCGGCGCCACCGGCGTGGGCCTCTTCCTGGTCGGCTACCGCGAGCCGAGCACCGCGCAGATCCTGAGGGCCGGCGGGATCACCGCGGCCGGCCTGCTCGGCATGCACTACACCGCGATGGCCGCGATCGACGTGGCCGGCGAGATCGTCTACCAGCCGCAGCTGGTCGCGCTGTCGGCGCTGATCGCGGTCGTCGCGGCCACCGGCGCGCTGTGGGGCAGTGTCACCGTCGACGGCCGGTTGCCGATCGCCATCGCCTCGGGTCTGCTGGCCGCCGGGGTCTGCGGCATGCACTACATCGCGATGGCCGCGGTCGGCGTGCGGCTCGACCTGACGGGCCTCGCGAGCGTCGAGGGCGTACGCCCGTTGGGGCTGATCGTCGCCGTCGCCCTGGTCTCCGCCGTCACGATGACGGTGATGGCGACCGTGGCGCTGCAGGCGATGACCACCGAGGAGTTCGGCGGCGAAGGTCCGGCGACCGTGACGGCCGCCGAGCCGGAACCGGTCGGCCTGGCCGCGGCGGGTTTCGCCGCCCCGGGGGCCGAACCGATCCGGCTCGACATGCCCATCACGCCGGGCCTACGCCGCCGTGCGGGCTACTGA
- a CDS encoding ThuA domain-containing protein — protein MRRRRPVLALLTIAVTLLGLGIVQAPAQAAPAFRALVFSETAGYRHDSIAAGVTMFNQLAAANNFEVVFSEDSTVLNTANLNTFDVLVMFQTSGMVFDNDAQRTAVQNYLRSGKGIAAIHNATDMGIDTTFPWWDQTINGGAHMPSHSPGSLQGFARVADKVHPSTVGLPDNWQRTEEWYNFDVNARGNVHVLVTADERTYNPGSDAMGIDHPISWCRETEGGKVWATAMGHDIASYSETNFRNHILGGVRYAAGNLAGDCGGTVWGNFEKVSLDSNTVDPMALDIAPDGRVFYVQRAGQIKIFKPAQQSTVTAGTLSVYTGGEDGLVGMALDPNFASNGWIYLYYSPSASSTDVNRLSRFTVSGDTVNLASEVVLLNVPAYRDRTYPEPGHTGGYVAFGPNGNLYLSTGDDTPPNLDPAWQGYAPLDWRSGKSYLDAARSAGNTNDLRGKILRIHPESNGTYTIPSGNLFAPGTAQTRPEIYAMGFRNPFRFEVDKQTGWINLADYGPDRGAPTTNRGPEGLVELNVIKQAGNFGWPFCHGNNQAYAPYNPDTGVVGAKFNCNAPVNDSPNNTGLRVLPPLVQPQIWYGYGASPQFPEMGSGGAAPMGGPVYRYNAASTSTTKFPAYYNGVHFFYEWARNYVQEIHFDSSGGLVKINPFLPGEFFNKPMAMRFGPDGSLYLLEWGANFGGGNNDSGLYRIDYVKGGRAPVAVATGTPTNGLAPLTVQFSSAGTHDPDTGDTISYAWDFESNGSTDSTAANPSKTYTANGNYVAKLTVTDNTGRSSFANVPITVGNNAPVVTITGPPNGGMLDFGQNVSYSVSVTDAQDGTVNCQQVFTNPALGHDDHEHGTTDLPGCSGTVSTGNLGGHPDGANLFYVLNARYQDNGNGSVARLTGYAKAILQPKHKQAEYYTAQSGVRIVAQGGAESGGRIGDVSNNDWIMFDPMSLQGISTVSYRLSSPSGGGSIELRADSPTGTLLATNPVAATGGWDTYVQQAAVNVAALSGTHKLYMVFKTSSNNSFDVDSFTFGGNGVGSTPSGGIAGRTYTLTANHSGKLADVNGVSTADNAVVHQWAATGGANQRWQAVDAGGGNVYLKAVHSGKCMAVSGGSTADAAGVVQLTCNDQANQQWTPVAGSGVYQLRAVHSGKCLDVNGASTADGAALIQWPCHTATNQQWRLIQQ, from the coding sequence ATGCGCCGCCGCAGACCTGTCCTTGCCCTGCTCACGATCGCCGTCACGCTGCTCGGACTTGGCATCGTGCAAGCCCCAGCCCAGGCCGCACCGGCCTTTCGCGCCTTGGTGTTCAGCGAGACCGCCGGCTACCGGCACGACTCGATCGCCGCCGGCGTCACGATGTTCAACCAGCTGGCCGCGGCCAACAACTTCGAGGTGGTGTTCAGCGAGGACTCCACGGTGCTGAACACCGCCAACCTCAACACGTTCGACGTGCTGGTGATGTTCCAGACCTCGGGCATGGTGTTCGACAACGACGCGCAGCGCACCGCGGTGCAAAATTACCTGCGCTCCGGCAAGGGGATCGCGGCCATCCACAACGCGACCGACATGGGCATCGACACGACGTTCCCGTGGTGGGACCAGACGATCAACGGCGGCGCCCACATGCCGTCGCACTCACCGGGCTCGTTGCAGGGCTTCGCCCGCGTCGCCGACAAGGTGCACCCGTCCACAGTGGGCCTGCCGGACAACTGGCAGCGCACCGAGGAGTGGTACAACTTCGACGTCAACGCCCGGGGCAACGTGCACGTGCTGGTCACGGCCGACGAGCGCACCTACAACCCCGGCTCCGACGCGATGGGCATCGACCACCCGATCTCCTGGTGCCGCGAGACCGAGGGCGGCAAGGTCTGGGCGACCGCGATGGGTCACGACATCGCCTCCTACAGCGAGACGAACTTCCGCAACCACATCCTCGGCGGGGTGCGGTACGCGGCCGGCAACCTGGCCGGTGACTGCGGCGGCACCGTCTGGGGCAACTTCGAGAAGGTCAGCCTCGACTCCAACACGGTGGACCCGATGGCGCTGGACATCGCGCCGGACGGCCGGGTGTTCTACGTGCAGCGGGCCGGTCAGATCAAGATCTTCAAGCCGGCGCAGCAGAGCACGGTCACCGCGGGCACGCTGTCGGTCTACACCGGTGGCGAAGACGGCCTGGTCGGGATGGCGCTGGATCCGAACTTCGCCAGCAACGGTTGGATCTATCTCTACTATTCGCCGTCCGCCTCGTCGACCGACGTCAACCGGCTCTCGCGCTTCACGGTCAGCGGTGACACGGTCAACCTGGCCAGCGAGGTGGTGCTGCTGAACGTGCCGGCCTACCGCGACCGGACGTACCCCGAGCCCGGGCACACCGGCGGTTACGTCGCGTTCGGGCCCAACGGCAACCTCTACCTGTCGACCGGCGACGACACCCCGCCCAACCTGGACCCGGCCTGGCAGGGCTACGCGCCGCTCGACTGGCGGTCCGGCAAGTCCTACCTGGACGCCGCCCGCAGCGCGGGCAACACCAACGACCTGCGCGGCAAGATCCTGCGGATCCACCCCGAGAGCAACGGCACGTACACGATTCCCAGCGGCAACCTGTTCGCGCCCGGCACCGCGCAGACCCGGCCGGAGATCTACGCGATGGGCTTCCGCAACCCGTTCCGGTTCGAGGTCGACAAGCAGACGGGGTGGATCAACCTGGCCGACTACGGGCCGGACCGCGGCGCGCCGACCACCAACCGTGGGCCCGAGGGACTGGTCGAGCTCAACGTGATCAAGCAGGCGGGCAACTTCGGCTGGCCGTTCTGTCACGGCAACAACCAGGCGTACGCGCCGTACAACCCCGACACGGGTGTGGTCGGCGCGAAGTTCAACTGCAACGCGCCGGTCAACGACTCGCCCAACAACACCGGCTTGCGGGTGCTGCCGCCGCTGGTGCAACCCCAGATCTGGTACGGCTACGGCGCCTCGCCGCAGTTCCCGGAGATGGGCTCGGGCGGCGCCGCGCCGATGGGCGGGCCGGTCTACCGCTACAACGCGGCCAGCACCTCGACCACGAAGTTCCCCGCCTACTACAACGGCGTGCACTTCTTCTACGAGTGGGCGCGGAACTACGTCCAGGAGATCCATTTCGACTCTTCGGGTGGTTTGGTCAAGATCAATCCGTTCCTGCCCGGTGAGTTCTTCAACAAGCCGATGGCCATGCGGTTCGGGCCCGACGGGTCGCTCTATCTGCTCGAGTGGGGCGCCAACTTCGGTGGCGGCAACAACGACTCGGGGCTCTACCGCATCGACTACGTCAAGGGCGGCCGGGCACCGGTCGCGGTGGCCACGGGCACGCCGACCAACGGGCTGGCCCCGTTGACCGTGCAGTTCTCCAGCGCCGGGACGCACGACCCGGACACCGGCGACACGATCAGCTACGCGTGGGACTTCGAGAGCAACGGCAGCACCGACTCGACGGCGGCCAACCCGTCGAAGACGTACACCGCGAACGGCAATTATGTGGCGAAGTTGACGGTCACCGACAACACCGGCCGGTCGTCGTTCGCCAACGTGCCGATCACCGTCGGCAACAACGCGCCGGTGGTCACGATCACCGGTCCGCCCAACGGCGGCATGCTCGACTTCGGGCAGAACGTGTCCTACTCGGTGTCGGTGACCGACGCCCAGGACGGCACGGTCAACTGCCAGCAGGTGTTCACCAACCCGGCGCTCGGGCACGACGACCACGAGCACGGCACGACGGACCTGCCGGGCTGTTCGGGCACGGTGTCGACCGGCAACCTCGGCGGTCACCCCGACGGCGCCAACCTGTTCTATGTGCTGAACGCCCGCTACCAGGACAACGGCAACGGTTCGGTGGCCCGGCTGACCGGCTACGCCAAGGCGATCCTGCAGCCCAAGCACAAGCAGGCGGAGTACTACACGGCGCAGTCCGGCGTCCGGATCGTCGCGCAGGGCGGCGCCGAGAGCGGCGGCCGGATCGGCGACGTCAGCAACAACGACTGGATCATGTTCGACCCGATGAGCCTGCAGGGGATCAGCACGGTCAGCTACCGCCTGTCATCGCCGAGCGGTGGCGGCAGCATCGAGCTGCGGGCGGACTCGCCGACCGGCACGCTGCTGGCCACCAACCCGGTGGCGGCGACCGGCGGCTGGGACACCTACGTGCAGCAGGCGGCGGTCAACGTCGCGGCGCTGTCTGGCACCCACAAGCTCTACATGGTGTTCAAGACCAGCTCGAACAACAGCTTCGACGTCGACTCGTTCACCTTCGGTGGCAACGGGGTCGGCAGCACGCCGTCGGGCGGGATCGCCGGCCGGACCTACACGCTGACCGCCAACCACAGCGGCAAGCTGGCCGACGTCAACGGAGTGTCGACGGCCGACAACGCGGTCGTGCACCAGTGGGCCGCGACCGGCGGCGCCAACCAGCGCTGGCAGGCGGTCGACGCGGGCGGCGGCAACGTTTATCTCAAGGCCGTCCACAGTGGTAAGTGCATGGCGGTGTCCGGTGGCTCGACCGCCGACGCGGCCGGGGTGGTCCAGCTGACCTGCAACGACCAGGCCAACCAGCAGTGGACGCCGGTGGCCGGGTCGGGGGTCTACCAGCTCCGGGCCGTGCACAGCGGCAAGTGCCTCGACGTCAACGGCGCCTCGACGGCCGACGGCGCGGCGCTCATCCAGTGGCCGTGCCACACGGCGACCAACCAGCAGTGGCGATTGATCCAGCAGTGA
- a CDS encoding sugar ABC transporter ATP-binding protein: MDSPEPPDALLAMAGVGKSFYGVSVLSNVDIDVHPGEVHAVVGENGAGKSTLMKIASGVHQPDAGTLTIAGQPVTLPNPRAAQAAGVGIIHQEFNLLPERTVAENVFLGREPTRRGLVDRRAMRERTGELLAAVGAETVRPTDRVGQLGIAQQQVVEIVKALSLDARILIMDEPTAALADHEVELLYALVRRLQARGIGILYVSHRLAEVFDLSDRITVLKDGRRVTTLRTADATPEALVRHMVGRELASYYPPKTDGAGPALVTLTGAGNARLRPLDLELRAGEVLGVGGLQGSGRSALARALFGVDGFTTGRMTLDGRPVRVRSPRQAVRAGIAYVTEDRKGDGLALSQSVLDNALLAKRAATPRWFGGGARATGVRDLLAAVEVHAAGADQEVRYLSGGNQQKVVLARWLAMTPRVLLFDEPTRGIDVGAKAAIHELIRDLAAKGAAVLMISSELPELLGMSDRIVVMRDGALAGELPGDASEEAVLSLATGTPHEVPA; this comes from the coding sequence ATGGACTCACCTGAACCACCGGACGCGCTCCTGGCGATGGCCGGCGTCGGCAAGTCGTTCTACGGTGTGTCCGTATTGTCCAATGTGGACATTGACGTGCATCCCGGCGAAGTGCACGCCGTGGTCGGCGAGAACGGCGCAGGCAAGTCGACGCTGATGAAGATCGCCTCGGGTGTGCACCAACCCGACGCGGGCACGCTGACGATCGCCGGCCAACCGGTCACGCTGCCGAACCCGCGCGCTGCCCAGGCCGCCGGCGTGGGCATCATCCACCAGGAGTTCAACCTCCTGCCGGAGCGCACGGTCGCCGAGAACGTCTTCCTGGGCCGCGAGCCGACCCGCCGCGGGCTGGTCGACCGCCGGGCGATGCGGGAGCGCACCGGCGAGCTGCTCGCCGCGGTCGGCGCCGAGACGGTCCGCCCCACCGACCGGGTCGGCCAGCTCGGCATCGCGCAGCAGCAGGTGGTCGAGATCGTCAAGGCGCTCTCCCTCGACGCTCGCATCCTGATCATGGACGAGCCGACGGCCGCGCTGGCCGACCACGAGGTCGAGCTCCTCTACGCGCTGGTCCGCCGCCTCCAGGCCCGCGGCATCGGCATCCTCTACGTCTCACACCGGCTGGCCGAGGTGTTCGACCTCTCCGACCGGATCACCGTGCTCAAGGACGGCCGCCGGGTGACGACCCTGCGGACCGCGGACGCGACGCCCGAGGCGCTGGTGCGGCACATGGTCGGCCGCGAGCTGGCCAGCTACTACCCGCCCAAGACCGACGGCGCCGGGCCCGCGCTGGTCACGCTGACCGGCGCCGGCAACGCCCGGCTGCGGCCGCTCGACCTCGAGCTGCGGGCCGGCGAGGTGCTCGGCGTCGGCGGGCTGCAGGGCTCTGGCCGGTCGGCGCTGGCCCGGGCGCTGTTCGGCGTCGACGGGTTCACCACCGGCCGGATGACGCTCGACGGCCGGCCCGTGCGGGTGCGGTCGCCGCGGCAGGCGGTGCGGGCCGGGATCGCCTACGTGACCGAGGACCGCAAAGGCGACGGCCTCGCGCTGAGCCAGTCGGTGCTCGACAACGCGTTGCTGGCCAAGCGGGCCGCCACGCCGCGCTGGTTCGGCGGCGGCGCCCGCGCCACCGGCGTGCGGGACCTGCTCGCCGCGGTCGAGGTGCACGCGGCCGGCGCCGACCAGGAGGTGCGCTACCTCTCCGGCGGCAACCAGCAAAAGGTGGTGCTGGCCCGCTGGCTGGCCATGACGCCGCGGGTGCTGCTCTTCGACGAGCCGACCCGGGGCATCGACGTCGGCGCCAAGGCGGCCATCCACGAGCTGATCCGCGACCTCGCCGCCAAGGGCGCGGCGGTGCTGATGATCTCGTCCGAGCTGCCCGAGCTGCTCGGCATGAGCGACCGGATCGTCGTCATGCGCGACGGCGCGCTGGCCGGCGAGTTGCCCGGCGACGCGAGTGAGGAGGCGGTCCTGAGCCTGGCCACCGGCACCCCGCACGAGGTGCCCGCATGA